A region of the Bacillus sp. NP247 genome:
GAAGAAAAACTAAAAGAGCTATTTTCATATCCAATCCATCTAGCTTTTCATCATACACATATGTATTTATTAGCGTTATTTACAGATGAGCTATTTATCAAGAAATGTGACCAAGATGATGAGGAACTTGCATGTTTAATTTGTTTAAGAAAAGGCGAGTTCTTATATTGGCTATCAGTTGGTGATTGCTTCGCGTATTTATTCCATTCAGAGAAAACGAAAAATGGAAAAGGTAGGCTAAATAAGCGTAAGAACTATGAATATATAGGAAGAAAAAATGTTTTTGCAGCGAATACACCTTGCTTTACATCAGGGATAAGGGGATTAGAAAAAGGTCAGAATCACATTGTAATGGCAACAGATGGTATTTTAGAATGTGATAAACGAAAGTTTGATGATGATCAATCTTTAGTAGAAATATTACACGACGGAACTTCTTTACAGATTGAGCCTGTATTAACAAATGTACTTCAGTGGAAAGGTAGAGATTGTGCCACTATTATTGGATGGTCCATCGATACTGAAAATAGACAATGTGCCAATTAATACATGAAGAGGAGTTCAAGGGTTTTGTCCTTGAACTCCTTTTTGTTAAGCAATATGAATGTGGTACGTTTTCAACCATTCATTTACTTGGAGCATGTACTCCATTGCACTTCTTGCTTCAAAATTGTTAATCTCTTTATTACTTTGATCAGCAATAGAAAGTAATGTGGAATAGTTAATAAGTGAGAAAACAGGATTGTTTTTATTGCTGCACATATCAAGCGTTAAATTGCGGATTGTTTGTAAATAGTGTGGATCTTGTGAAGTAGGGTAAGCGCTTTTTCTTCTATTTCGCACATCATCAGGTAAAGCAGGTTTCAGTGCTCTACGCAAAATACCTTTTTCAATATTATCAATACTTTTGATGTTAAAAGGTACGTTCCATAAATATTCAACTAGTCTATAATCGCAAAACGGTACACGAACTTCAAATCCTACAGCCATACTCATACGGTCTTTACGGTCGAGTAAGAACGGAAGGAATCGTGTTAAAAATAAATAAAACATTTGCCGTTGTTTCGCGGATTTTTTACTTTCACCTTCAAGAGTAGGTACTTCAAGAGCAGCCTCATGGAATCGTTTATTAATATAATGCTCAGGATTACATTGATTTGTTACGTCATTTAATAATAGAGAAGATGTATTTTTCCAGTTTGTTAACCACGGAAACTTATCTACATATAATAGTTCTTCTTGATGAAACCAAGGATATCCCCCGAATACTTCATCAGCAGATTCTCCAGATAAAGCTACGGTTGCATCTTTTTTCATTTCGCAAAATAGTAAATAAAGTGAAGTTTCCATTTCGCCAGCACTGGGTAAATCTTTCGCGTGAAGGGGAACGAATAAGTGATTTGCTAATTCTTCTGCATTAACAACAATGTCATGATGCGATGTCCCTACATGCTCAGAAACACGTTTTACCCAAGGAGCATCTAGACCAGTTCGAGCAAATGTCAGTTCGAAATCTTTGGCGCTATTTACAAAATCAACGGAATACGTATGAAGTGTTTTATTTTCAGCAGCAAATTCTTTCCCCGCTAGTGCAGTAATACCGCTAGAATCTAATCCTCCTGATAACATACAGACGAGAGGAACATCGGCAATTAATTGTCTTTTTACTGTATCTTGTAAAATAGATAAAATATGTGATGATGTATCTTCTGTAGAATCTGTATGAATCTTACTTTCTAAATTCCAATACTTTTGAACTACTTTTTTATCACGTGTGAATGTTATAGAATGTCCAGCACGAACTTCTTGAATATGTTTAAAGACGCCACATCCTGGAGTTCGAAATAAGCCTAATCCAAATATTTCATTTATTCCATCCGCATCAATTTCAGCAGGAACAGATGGATGAGCTAATAACGCTTTTATTTCAGATCCGAAAATAATACTGTCATTTCTTTCTGTATAAAAAAGTGGTTTTACACCTAAATGATCGCGTGCTAAAAATAATTGTTGCTTCTGATCATCCCATAAGGCGAAAGCGAAAATTCCGTTTAAATGTTGTACGCAGTCTTCTTTCCATTCTAAATAAGCATGTAGTAGCACTTCTGTGTCTGAGTGTGTTTCAAATGCATGCCCACATTTTTGAAGTTGCTCTCTCAGCTCACGAAAATTATAAATTTCTCCATTATAAGTAAGAGCATACGTATAATCACCGGCACGGAATGTTTTTGGCTGCGTCCCGCCTTCTGGGTCAATAACAATTAAACGCCGGTGTGCAAAGGCCGCGTGAGGTGAAAACCAAAATCCTTCAGTATCCGGACCGCGATGCTGAATACTATTCGCCATCTTTTCTAAAATAACATGTTCATTGGAAAGATCCTTTTTCCAATCTACCCAGCCTGTAATTCCACACATACACATCTCATCTCCTAATTTAAAATAATTAAAAGTAGATTAATAAAATAAAATGTACACTAAGTTAAAGAAAGACTACATAAATAGTGTACTACATGAATTAAATTGTAGACTTGAGAAATTTTTCTTTGAATGCACAGTTATATGAGACAATGGATAAGGGAAAGTATTCCATTGTATACAAAAAATAATAAAAAGATGAGAGAAAAATTTTTTCTGGACGTTATATAGGGTGTAAAAGCTTTTACAAAAAAATAAGGGGAATCGCTACATGAAATCAAATGAGAAAAATTATATAAAAAGATTACAGCGGCAAAAAGAAGATGCGCTAGAATTTGTTGTTGATACATATGTACCATTAATAAAAGGAATCACGCATAAAGTACTGCTGCCAATTCAAAATGATGGAATGATAGAGGAATGTATAAATGATATTTTCCTATCTGTTTGGAATAACGCAAATAAATTTCATGGAGAGCCGAGTGATTTTAAAAAATGGATTGCGGCGATTGCAAAGTTTAAGGCAATTGATTATTACCGGAAAGCGACTAGAAAAGTAGAAATCATTTCAGATGAGTTTCATATAAGTACGGAAAAATCGGTAGAAGATGAACTAATCGTTATGGAAGATAGAGAAGAATTATTGAATCTCATTAATCAATTAGAACCGTTAGATCAAAAGGTGTTCGTTATGAAATATCTCCTCGGTATGAAGACAGAGGAAATCGGGGACAAATTAGGGTTAACTCGAGCAGCGATAGATAATCGTGTGTATCGGGGGAAGAAGAAACTACAACAAGATGCTACGAATATTAGTTTTGGAGGTAGTGTAATATGAAAGACATTTATGAACTATTAAATGATATTGATATAGATGAAAAAGAACTTGAGGAACTTGAGACTTCTGAAATTGAAAAAGAAAAAGTGAAACGTAATTTAAAACGATCTATACGTACGAAGAAAAAGATGAAAACTTGGAAAAAAGGTGTCGCTGCTGCATCCATTTTAGTAGGATTATCAGTTGCAACACTCGGTATCGGATTTCCTACATATGCTGGAGGGTTGCCAATTGTAGGTGACATATTCCGCTTTTTAGATAACGGTAGAACAGGATTATATGAAAATTATAAAGAGTTTTCGACTGAGCTGAATATGACGAGAGAAAGTAATGGGGTTAAGGTTACAATTAATGATGTAATTTCTGATGGCAGAACAGTATCTATAACGTATTCACTAGAAAGTGAACAAGATTTAGGGAATGATCCTATCATATTAGGCGGATTGGATATAATGGACGCTCATGGTAGTTCAGGAAGTGGAAAAATGACTAAAGTTACTGAAAAAAAGTATGTAGGTATGGTAACAACGACGCATCATGATAGTAATAAAAAGGACAAAGTAAACTTTAGATGGAATATAGAGAGAATAGAAATGCCAGATAAGAAAAAATCAATACAAGGAAATTGGAATTTTGCGTTAACTGTAAAATCAGTGGATAGTAAAGAAAGAACAATTGGTGGGAGTTCGGAAAAAGAAGGTATAAAAGTAAATATGGAAAAGGTCGCAATGTCGCCGGTTTCATTTATTCTTTATTACAATCAAGAAGTTTCTAAGGGTGCGAGGAAAGAATGGGATAGTGTAGATGTTGAATTGGTGGTTAAGGATGATTTAGGGCATGATTATTCGGGTGAAGGAAATGGGGGAAGTGGCAAAGATCTTTACAATATTCGATGGAGTGCTACATTCCAAAAGTTAAACGAAAATGCCACAAAGCTTATCGTTACACCTCACGTGCACTTGCAAGTTCATACACCTGAAAATCATGGTGGAGTGGAGTATGTGAATGGGAAAGAGAAGAAAATAGAAGTGCCGAAAAAAGAAGCGAAGAGTAAAGATATAGTGTTAGATGATATTGTCATTGATTTAAAGAAATAAATAGAGAGACTGCCTTAAAAGAAGGCAGTCTCTTTTTGTTAAGAACTAGTAACGAGCAATGCATGCGGATGCTGCGTTTTATACTCATCTTTCCATGGAATGTTTAGTTGTTCCCACGTTTCACCGCTATCATTGGATTGAAATACGCCATTGTTATTTAAAGTGTAAAACGTATGTGGTTCTGCTTGATTTGTAGCAAACATCGAAATGACTGTACCGATTGCAGATGGTAGTCCTTGCTGTACTTGCTCGAAAGGAGTATCTTTCGTTTTTCGATATATATAAGATTCATAAGGAATGCGGTGATGAGCGAGATCGGCACTTGGCGCAGCAGAAACGAGAATTGTATCGCAATCAGCCGGATCGATAGCCATGCTGTATAAATAATGATGTTCAAGTCCTTCACTGCATGAAATCCAGCTGTTTCCACTGTTATAGCTTTCAAGGTATGCGCGATCAGGCCCGCCCATAAATCCGTCACCACATGATGCATAAAGGCGATTTGGGGCTTCAGGGTGCATGAGTAATTGATGCGCATCGATAGGAGCACCGAACTTTTTATCAATCCATGTATGCCCTCTATCATTACTTTGAATAACAGCACCAGCTTCAATTGAAACATGGATTGTATTTGGGTTGTTTGGATCAACTGTAATCCAGCGTACGTGATGGGTAAAAGGTCTAGGCGGGAAAGCCCACGTATAAGAAGATAATAATGATTTCATATTTTTAAGTTCAGTCCACGTTTCACCACCATTTTCTGAACGGAATAAAGCACTAGGTTCTGTTCCTACATAAACGACGCCATATCCGTTAACTTGTTCATTAGGACCTATCGTAATGGAAGTGATCGAAGAGTGTAAAATCCCATCTTCTTTAGGGAAATCAAAGTAATGATATGAATCCCCAATTGGTTTCCACGAATCTCCGCCATCGTCACTTAGCCATAAACCTCGTCCAAATGTACCGCAATATACACGATTCTTTTGGAAGGGATCAACTGCGATACAGGTAGGTTGCATATTTTGTAAGTGATATGCTGTTTCATAGTGACCGTCTTGTTTTTTTACTACAACAAGTTCACGCTCCATACAGAGAAATAGTCGTTTCAATTTTATAACCTCCTTAAAAATTCTTACATTAGTAAACAATATGAAAATAAAAAAGAAGTAGTCTTGTTTTTAGTTGAGAAAAAGGACTTGTTTGAAAAGTAGCGAAGTTTGTATACAGAGGAAGCGGGATAAAGGTCGGGAGTTTGTTTCATACTAACATACAGATATTGCACTTAAAGGGGCATTTGTATGGGACATTCACATGATCACGGTCATTCAAAAAATAAAAAGGCGTTACTAATTGCCTTCGTATTAACGACAAGCTTTATGATTGCTGAAGTTATTGGGGGATTTGTAACAAATAGCTTAGCACTATTATCTGACGCGGGGCATATGTTAAGTGACGCAGTATCCTTAGCTTTAAGTTTACTTGCGTTCAAGCTTGGAGAAAAAACAGCGACGGCTGCAAAAACATACGGGTATAAGCGAGTCGAAATGTTAGCGGCATTATGTAACGGTGTTGTTCTTATTGTCATTTCAATATACATTTTTATTGAAGCAATTCGTCGTTTTAAAGAACCAGTTGAGATTGCTAGTAATGGAATGCTCATTATTGCTGTACTTGGTCTGCTTATTAATATTTTATCAGCCTGGATATTAATGAGAGGCGGAGATGTGAAAGGTAATTTGAATTTAAGAAGTGCTTTCTTACACGTACTAGGCGATCTATTAGGGTCGGTTGGAGCGATTATTGCTGCGTTACTTATTAAATTTTTCGGATGGACTGCTGCAGATGCGATTGCTAGTATTCTTGTGTCTATTTTAGTCATTATTAGTGGGTGGCGTGTAACGCGTGATACAGTCCATATATTAATGGAAGGTGCACCGCAGCACATCGATATTGATGAAGTGAAAAATACATTGTTAACGATTGTGATTGTAAAAGAAGTTCATGATTTGCATATATGGTCTGTCACCTCGGATTTTCAAGTATTAACTTGTCACCTTATTATTAAAGGAAATGAAACACAAAGTGTATTAACAGAGGCAACAGATTTATTAAAAAGGGAGTTCCATGTAGAACATGTCACCATTCAAGTAGAAATTGAAGGTGAATTTAATCATAATGAGACAACTTGCAAAGTATGAAAGAAAAAGGATTAGAAAAAGTGTCATAACATTTTTCGCATGGCATACATATATATAATGTGGCCACAAATACTTTGTAAGGTAAATATTTCATAAGATTACTTTACTTATTAAGAATCATCTTTTATAATCAAAAGTGGTAATTGATAAAGATTATCATTTTCAATGATCGTAGAAAGGAGTTTTTTAAAAGATGAGTAGTCAACTCCGTTTTGCTGTTGAAAATCGTAAGAGGCATTTAATTGATGAGTTAATTGGAGCAGGGGTGTTTAAGATTCGCGACCGACAATTATACGAGCTGTCTTTAGAGGAATTGGAAAAAGAGTACGAAGATATTGAAGATTACGTAAATATTCAGGCATAGCATATAGATTATTAAAGAAGGAGCTGGTTACACTTTTGTGTAACCAGCTTTATTATTCTTTCATAGAAATCATTTTTTTAGGGTATCAAATGCATGTGAAAAAGAGATTGTTTTTGTTGGCAGGATATCAAGAAGAAACGTTTGTTGGAGATAAAAATAAATTAGCGAAGCTTTCAGGAGTATTTTCCTATATAGCCGGAGTTGTTACTATAATATTACCGTTTGGCTTAGAAAAAATAGGTGATGTAGTTGGTATCGTATATGCTATATTAGTTGTTTTGGGTACAATTATGTTTCTTATTGAAGCAAATCTGTTAAATAAGAGTACTACAAAATGAAAAAAGGCTTCATTCTACGGAAGCCTTTTTTCACTTTGTTATGAAGTATGAGTAAAAGCTGGAATAGGATCAACAAAGATATTCCAATCTTGTTTCATTTCTTTTTCTGTTAATGCCAATAAATACGAGCTCAGTTATTCGATCTCCATATCGTTTATCCCAGTTTTTTCATAACTAAATAAATTTGTGTTGTAGTAGGAATCATTTGGACAATCATCCAGTTAAATATAAATATAGTGAAGGAGAGAAAATTGATCTTTAATTGAATTTCAAAAGAATAAATTCTGCATATTTTTATGAAATATAATCATAATCGCGACGCCAAAAAAATAAAAATAAGAGTAATTTGGTTTGTTAAAAATATGTGTATAAGGAGATATGAGATGAACTGGGTTACTCATAAACCATCGTTTGAATTTGATAATTTTAGCCATATTATTCGGTCGCAATCTGCTTGGAGTGGGCATTTGGATTTCGCATATGATTTAGTACGATTTGAAAAACCAGGAACTTTAGTTGAGCTAGGCACACATTTAGGTGCTTCCTTTTTTAGTTTTTGTCAGGGGGTAAAAGACGGAGGGTTGTCAACTAAGTGTTTTGCTGTAGATACTTGGGCTGGAGATGAGCATACAGGTCCATATGGAGAAGGGATTTTTCATATAGTAGAAAAAGTTGTGAATATTAGTTACCCTAATATAGGAAATCTAATTCGGTCTACTTTTGATGAGGCTCTGGATCAGTTTCAAGATGAAACGATAAATCTTTTGCATATTGATGGCTATCATACGTATGAAGCTGTTTCTCATGATTATAAAACATGGTTACCTAAAGTTGCGAAAAACGGTATTGTATTATTTCATGATATCGAAGTTAAAAACGGTGATTTCGGTGTGTATAAGTTTTGGGATGAGGTCAAGGTGAAACACCCTCATTTTCAGTTTGGGCATTCATATGGACTCGGAGTTTTATTTCCGAAAGGTTGTAGCGATAAATTTTCGGAAATACTTAAAAATAAAGAAGAGATACAAAATATGTATAAATAAAAGAGGGGCATGCATCGATGAAATGATGTATGCTCTTCTTTTTTTAGAAAGAGAGTTTTAGGAAACATTAAAAAGGTTAGGATTATTTTATTATAAATAAAAATACGATATTTTTTATATTTTCCATTGCGAAAAGTAGCATCTACTTTTACAATAGAAAGGGTTGTGCATATATTATACTGGAAAAATAAATCGAAATAATATGAAAATTTTGTTTTGTCTTCGCTCATTGTATACTACATACATGTAAGACGACACACATCATGTTATCGACTTGTAAGGAGAGAAAAAAATGAAAAGTGTAAGATTACCATCGATGCCAGAAATTATCGTTCTTTTAATGCTATTTCTTGCTGTCGTCTTTTCCTTCCAAACGATTTTTGATCTCCCAATTCAATTAGCGCTTTTTATTTCATGGTTTTTAGTTATTGCGCTTGGATTAAGGTTAGGATTTCGTTATCAAGAATTGCAAGATGCAATTACGAAAGGGATTTCTAATGGATTAGAAGCAATTCTTATTTTAGTTGCAGTTGGGGCTTTAATTGGAACATGGATTGCTGGTGGGGTTGTACCTACATTAATTTATTATGGATTAGAATTCATTCACCCTAGCATATTTTTATTGGCAACTTTAATTATTTGTTCAATAACTTCTATCGCGACAGGAACATCATGGGGAACAGTTGGAACAGCTGGTATTGCTATGATGGCGATTGGTGAAGGGCTAGGATTACCACTTCCGCTTGTTGCTGGTGCAGTCCTTTCAGGAGCTTATTTCGGGGACAAGTTATCACCACTTTCTGATAGCACAGTTCTTGCAGCCTCTATGGCGAAAGTAGATGTTATTGCTCACGTTCGGGCTATGCTCGTATTAGACGTTCCTGCTTATATTATTACCAGCATTATGTTTACTGTTGCTGGATGGATGTACGGCGGGGACAATGTAGACTTGAATAGAGTAGAGTTTTTAAAAGAATCTTTATTAAAGCACTTTGATATTAAAATATGGATGCTTGTTCCAGCGGTCATTGTTATTGTGCTATTGGCGATGAAGAAACCGTCTATGCCAACAATTGCTATGGGAGCTTTAATTGGTGCAATTTGGGCAACTCTTTTCCAAGGAATGAACTTTGGAGAGGCGATTGGAACAGCATATAACGGATTCTCAATTCAATCTGGTGTTGAGTTTGTCGATAAGTTATTAAACCGTGGTGGAATTAACGGTATGCTCGGTTCAGTAGCCGTTATTATTTTCGGCTTAGGTTTTGGTGGACTACTTGAAAAGTTAGGTGTTCTTAAAGTAATCGTATCAAAATTTGAGAAGAAATTAAATTCTGCAGGTAATGTAACATTGTCTACATTAATTGTTGCGTTTTTAGCAAATATATTTGGTTGTGCGATGTACGTATCACTTATTTTAACACCAAAAATTATGGAAGATAGCTATGATAAATTAAAAATAGACCGCCGCGTATTAGCACGTAACTCAGAAGTAGGTGGAACGTTAACTTCTGGTATGGTTCCGTGGTCTGATAATGGTATTTTTATGGCTGGTATTTTAGGTGTGGCAACGTTATCATACGTTCCGTTTATGTGGTTAAGCTTCGTATCACTCATTTTAGCAGTTATTTACGGATATACGGGCAAGTTCATTTGGTATGTAGATGACGCTGAAAAAGGAAAGCAAGCATCATAAAAAATACCTTCTGCGATAGCGGAAGGTATTTTTTTATACATACAAGTGAGAATTCTTATCATTTGAATGAAAGTCTGTTAAAATGAGAAATGTAGGTATTTTATTTTCAAGGGGATGAAAAAATGGAGTACAGAATTGAAAGAGATACATTAGGAGAAATGAAAGTTCCAGCTGATAAATTATGGGCAGCACAAACACAGCGTAGTAAGGAAAATTTCCCGATTGGAACAGAGCATATGCCGCTTGAAATTGTAAAAGCATTTGCGATTTTAAAGAAGAGTGCAGCGATTAGCAATCAAAAATTAGGGAAGTTATCAGAAGAAAAAGCACAAGCGATTGTGGAAGCTGCTGATGAAGTTATCGCTGAAAAATGGAATGAACATTTTCCACTTGTCGTATGGCAAACAGGTAGTGGTACACAATCGAATATGAATGTAAATGAAGTAATTGCAAACCGCGGTAATCAAATTTTGAAAGAAAAGGGATCTGACGTACATATTCATCCGAATGATGACGTGAACATGTCTCAAAGTTCAAATGATACATTCCCAACAGCACTTCATGTAGCGTGTGTAATTGCGGTAGAAAATCATGTATTGCCAGCTATTACGAAATTAAAAGAAACATTAGCAGAAAAAGTAACTGCATTTGAACATATTATTAAAATCGGTCGTACACATTTACAAGATGCAACACCTTTAACGTTAGGACAAGAAATTAGCGGATGGCACCGTATGCTTGAAAAAACAGAGCGTATGATTGCAGATAGCAATACATATATGAAAGAATTAGCAATTGGTGGTACTGCAGTTGGAACTGGAATTAATGCACACCCTAAATTTGGTGAGATGGTAGCAGAAGAAATTAGTCTGTTTACAGGTAAACAATTTGTTTCTGCACCAAATAAATTCCATGCGTTAACGAGTCATGATGAAGTTGTATTTGCACACGGAGCATTAAAAGCATTAGCTGCGGATTTAATGAAGATTGCTAACGATGTGCGCTGGCTTGCAAGTGGTCCGCGTAGTGGTCTTGGGGAAATTATTATTCCTGCAAATGAACCAGGAAGCTCTATTATGCCAGGTAAAGTGAATCCAACGCAAAGTGAAGCATTAACAATGGTTGTAGCACAAGTTATGGGGAATGACACAACAATCGGATTTGCTGCGAGCCAAGGTAATTTTGAGCTAAACGTATTCAAACCAGTTATTGCTTACAACTTCCTGCAATCTGCTCACTTATTAGCTGATGCAACTGTTTCATTTAATGATAAATGTGCAGTCGGTATTGAAGCAGATGAAGAAGTAATTAATGAAAATGTAAATCGTTCATTAATGCTTGTAACAGCGCTAAACCCACATATCGGGTATGAAAATGCCGCGGAAATTGCGAAGCATGCTCATAAGGATGGATTAACTTTAAAAGAAGCAGCACTGCAATCAGGATTACTAACAGAAGAGCAATTTGATGAAATTGTAGACCCGAAAAAAATGATTGCTCCGAAAGAGTAATAGAAGAAACCAAGGTTCTTAGTATAGAATCTTGGCTTTTTTTGTATATTCATTTTTATGCTTCCTCCACTTGTACTATTGCAAGCTTCAAAAGATATTATTTGTTAGCAGACGTATTCATTACTTTCATATGTGGGCAGTTCTCTTTTAAGAGTAAAATGAATTTTTCTTCTTCTTGTGGTACGAAAGTTGTCACTGAGTCAAATAAATTATAATCAATTTCTAATTGCTGCCTAGTCCATTTTTCTGAACGGAGTGTTTTGCCAGAGTATTTAATGTGACGAATATCTTCAAATGGAATTTCAGTACGTAGTATGAAACCGTTTTTTATTATGAGAGAAGATTCCGTTATGTTGTAGTGAGAGAAATAGAATGAAGAAAGATTCACGATATTTAACAGCATCATAAGAGTGAAAAAAATAGAATTTTCATTTTGGAAGAATAGCGAAATGAAAAAAATAATTATAAATAATGTAATGAAAATGACATGAAATGGATTTTTTTTCGCTTTAAACTTCAAGTTAGTCACCTCGTTATACGTGTTCATTAACTAAATTAAATCATAACATCGCAATAAAACGTGGTAATATGCAGAATTGCATATTCTTTCGGTTTATTATTCGTGTAAAATTTTTTGATAGGATAAATTTAAATGAAGTTTTTAGTAGTGGAGTGGCATAAAGTGACTAACAAGAATAGAAGTGTAGTGCTAGTCATAATTAGTTGTATGATGATTATGAGTGGCTGCTCAAATAGATTCGTTGAGGATGGAAAGCGAAAACATGTACTTGTACAAGTGAGTAAAGTTTTAGTGGAAGTTGTTTATAAAATATATAAAAGGTAAAAAGGTGTTTCTATATGTGGAGACACCTTTTTTGTAGTTAAAATTGAATGCTGAAGTTTTGGAATGAGTGAATGCCGGTTCTATGTTGAACGAGGTTGTTATCACTTAAATATTGAATAGCGTATTTTATTTCTTTCAATATAGTAGGAGAAAGACCAAGTGTATGATGTGAACCGTAAACCAAGGGTCTTGAAGAATAATCATGCTCTATTTCACATCCTATAGTAATTAATTTATATAAACACATTCGCTTTTCGTTGTTTTAAGTCCTTTTTAGGATTTGTTAATAGATGTTTTAATTAAAGTTTATAAAATAGGCAAACGAAACGTTGAAATGTTTACTTTTTATATGTTAAGATGATGTAGTGATAATAAACGTTATTGTAATTTGTTTGTTTTTTAAGTAAACCTTTTAAAGGAGTGTTTAGTATGAGTGATATTTCAGAGAAGTTTTGGGATGCGTCGGTAGAGGAATTAAAGAAAGGGTATGTATTTGACGAGACAGCAGAGGAGTATATTTGTTTAGCTTGTGGAGAAACGTTTATTAAAGGGGTTATTTATCAAGAAAATCAAGTTTTGTATGAAGCAGAGAAGTTTGTACAGTTGCATATTCAAAATGAGCATACGTCTATGTTTGATTATTTATTAAATCTTGATAAGAAGTTTACAGGTTTAACTGATTTGCAAAAGAAAATGGTTCAGTTTTTCCATATGGGACTTAACGATAAAGAGATTGTAAAAGAAATGGATGGCGGGAGCACGTCGACGATTCGCAATCATCGATTTACATTACGAGAGAAAATGAAGCAAGCGAAAGTATTTTTAGCGTTAATGGAATTGTCAGAGGAAAAATCAAAAGTTCAAACTAAATTTGTACCGATTCATAGAACAGCTACGATGGTGGATGATCGATACAATATTACAGAGGAAGAAAATGCTGAAGTTTTAACAGCGCATTTTACAGAAGGTTTGGATGGACCGCTTTCTAAATTTCCGAAAAAGCAAAAGCGTAAATTAATTATATTGCGTCATTTAGTGAAGAAATTTGATAGCAATGAAAAGTATACGGAA
Encoded here:
- a CDS encoding PH domain-containing protein, translated to MKFKAKKNPFHVIFITLFIIIFFISLFFQNENSIFFTLMMLLNIVNLSSFYFSHYNITESSLIIKNGFILRTEIPFEDIRHIKYSGKTLRSEKWTRQQLEIDYNLFDSVTTFVPQEEEKFILLLKENCPHMKVMNTSANK
- a CDS encoding DUF3784 domain-containing protein; its protein translation is MHVKKRLFLLAGYQEETFVGDKNKLAKLSGVFSYIAGVVTIILPFGLEKIGDVVGIVYAILVVLGTIMFLIEANLLNKSTTK
- the fumC gene encoding class II fumarate hydratase: MEYRIERDTLGEMKVPADKLWAAQTQRSKENFPIGTEHMPLEIVKAFAILKKSAAISNQKLGKLSEEKAQAIVEAADEVIAEKWNEHFPLVVWQTGSGTQSNMNVNEVIANRGNQILKEKGSDVHIHPNDDVNMSQSSNDTFPTALHVACVIAVENHVLPAITKLKETLAEKVTAFEHIIKIGRTHLQDATPLTLGQEISGWHRMLEKTERMIADSNTYMKELAIGGTAVGTGINAHPKFGEMVAEEISLFTGKQFVSAPNKFHALTSHDEVVFAHGALKALAADLMKIANDVRWLASGPRSGLGEIIIPANEPGSSIMPGKVNPTQSEALTMVVAQVMGNDTTIGFAASQGNFELNVFKPVIAYNFLQSAHLLADATVSFNDKCAVGIEADEEVINENVNRSLMLVTALNPHIGYENAAEIAKHAHKDGLTLKEAALQSGLLTEEQFDEIVDPKKMIAPKE
- a CDS encoding class I SAM-dependent methyltransferase is translated as MNWVTHKPSFEFDNFSHIIRSQSAWSGHLDFAYDLVRFEKPGTLVELGTHLGASFFSFCQGVKDGGLSTKCFAVDTWAGDEHTGPYGEGIFHIVEKVVNISYPNIGNLIRSTFDEALDQFQDETINLLHIDGYHTYEAVSHDYKTWLPKVAKNGIVLFHDIEVKNGDFGVYKFWDEVKVKHPHFQFGHSYGLGVLFPKGCSDKFSEILKNKEEIQNMYK
- the nhaC gene encoding Na+/H+ antiporter NhaC translates to MKSVRLPSMPEIIVLLMLFLAVVFSFQTIFDLPIQLALFISWFLVIALGLRLGFRYQELQDAITKGISNGLEAILILVAVGALIGTWIAGGVVPTLIYYGLEFIHPSIFLLATLIICSITSIATGTSWGTVGTAGIAMMAIGEGLGLPLPLVAGAVLSGAYFGDKLSPLSDSTVLAASMAKVDVIAHVRAMLVLDVPAYIITSIMFTVAGWMYGGDNVDLNRVEFLKESLLKHFDIKIWMLVPAVIVIVLLAMKKPSMPTIAMGALIGAIWATLFQGMNFGEAIGTAYNGFSIQSGVEFVDKLLNRGGINGMLGSVAVIIFGLGFGGLLEKLGVLKVIVSKFEKKLNSAGNVTLSTLIVAFLANIFGCAMYVSLILTPKIMEDSYDKLKIDRRVLARNSEVGGTLTSGMVPWSDNGIFMAGILGVATLSYVPFMWLSFVSLILAVIYGYTGKFIWYVDDAEKGKQAS
- a CDS encoding DUF2087 domain-containing protein, which produces MSDISEKFWDASVEELKKGYVFDETAEEYICLACGETFIKGVIYQENQVLYEAEKFVQLHIQNEHTSMFDYLLNLDKKFTGLTDLQKKMVQFFHMGLNDKEIVKEMDGGSTSTIRNHRFTLREKMKQAKVFLALMELSEEKSKVQTKFVPIHRTATMVDDRYNITEEENAEVLTAHFTEGLDGPLSKFPKKQKRKLIILRHLVKKFDSNEKYTEKEVNTVLENVYPDFVTLRRYLIEYGFLDRTADGSQYWVKL